In the Prochlorococcus marinus CUG1438 genome, CATTCTCATTGAAACTTTTGATACTGGTGTTATTTCACAAGCTAATTTGACTGAGCTAATTAAAGAGCACTTTGATTTAAGACCCGCTGCAATAATAAAAGAATTTAACTTAAGAAATCTACCCAAAAAAATGGGAGGTAAATTTTTTAGAAAGACTGCCTCCTATGGACATTTTGGCAGAAGAGATCTTGAACTTCCTTGGGAAAATGTAGAAGAAAAATCAGCACAATTAGCCGAGGCTTCCAAAATCTTTTTTTAAAATATTTTTTCTATGCCTGATAACTTTTATGGAGGGTTAGATTTTGGAACCAGTGGTGCAAGAATATCAATAATTAATCTTCATAAGGAATTAGTATATTCAAATTCAGTGCCTTATTCATACAGCTTTAAAAATCCAAATTCATGGATCAATTCTTGTGAAAATCTCTTAGTTAATTTACCTATTGAGTTAAAAATTAACCTTAATAAATTGGCTATCTCCGGCACCTCTGGAACTTTAACAGCATCAAATTTGAAAGGAGAGCCGATAGGAGAAGCAATACCTTATGACCAAGCGTGTAATGAACATAAGAAGCTTCTTGAATCACTAACTTCCGGAGAAGATCACCTGCGAACTCCATACAGTAGTCTTGCGAAAGCATTAAAACTAGTCGATAAATATGGGACAAATATACTTTTACGTCATCAATCTGATTGGATTACTGGTTGGTTTTTAAAAGATTGGACTCATGGAGAAGAAGGTAATAATCTAAAACTTGGTTGGGATCTAATAAAAGAATCATGGCCAGAAAGCTTTCTTGATACTTCATGGCAAAAATGCCTGCCTCAAATTATAAAAAGTGGGAAAATTATTGGACAAGTGGATCTTAATTTGGCAGAGAGATTTAACTTGAATAAGAAATTAATATTAATCTCAGGCACCACTGACTCTAATGCAAGTTTAATAGCTGCAGGGTTAAGGAAAGAAGATGGTCTTACAGTTTTAGGAACAACTATTGTAGTCAAGAAAATTATTGATAACCCTATAAAAAAACAAGGAATTACAAACCATAGATTAAACGGCAATTGGATATGTGGAGGAGCATCAAACGCAGGCTGTGGTATCTTGTCTCAGTTCTTCTCTGATTTAGAAATAAAGGAGCTCAGTCGACAAATAAATCCATTGAAAAACACTTCTTTAAATCTTTTGCCTCTTAATAGTAAAGGAGAGAGATTCCCTGTTAATAATTCTAATTTAGAGCCGATACTAGGTCCAAGGCCAGTAAGCGACTCACTTTATTTACACGCATTATTTGAGGGGCTTGCTGAGATCGAATTAAAAGGATGGGAAAAGCTAGGCGAACTAACAGGTTCACTTCCAAAAAAAATTATTACTATTGGTGGAGGTTCAAAAAATCCACAGTGGAGAAAAATAAGAGAAAAAATTATCAATATACCAATATTTTCATGCAATAAAACCACTTCTTTTGGTTCTGCCTTATTAGCGATTAATTCAAAATAATAATTTTTGGATATTTGATAAAGATATAAAATTTTTAATGAAAAGGGTTTCACAAACTACACATCTTAATTTAGAGTATATAGGTTAGAGCCGGGATAGCTCAGTTGGTAGAGCAGGCGACTGAAAATCGCCGTGTCCCCAGTTCAAATCTGGGTCCTGGCACCTTTAAAACCCTGTCAAAGACAGGGTTTTATACTTTCAAGAAATAGTGGGTTCGTGAATATTTCATAATTTAATTTTTATAATTGAAAATTTTTTAGTTTTCAACTCTGCAGACTTGACCAATAATACCCAAAATCAGCTTATCTCCATTTGGATCTTGCCAATCAGCTAAATCATTGAAATTACTATTTACTTCATCTATCGAGACATCAACATCTCTAAATGATTTTTCAAAACAATTTATATCCATTGTATAGAGAATATCCTTAGTAATTTCACTCTTTGTTTTGGGAATAAATTTACTCAATACTCTCACAGAACCATCCTTATTTCTTTTAATACTTTGTTTATCCCATAACTGCTCTCCATATTCACTTTTAGGGACTCCAACCCACTCATGGGGAATAGCATTTGATTGTTTTATTGCAATACACATGGAAACTATTATCGAAAGGACTAACCCAATACAATTTCTAAGAAATATAGAATTAAATTTATTCCTAGAATCAACCATTAATACTTCTGAGATACAAAAATCTTTTATCGGGAGTAAATATAAGATTAAAAATTTGTAAAATTTTTTATTGATTAGTATTTCTATTATAGATACAATCAAATATTAAATTGAGAATTTATTTCCAATAAATTTAATTGAAAATAATGAATAAAATACAGAAATTTCTCTCAGTAGTTTTTTTTATCACAATATTCGTTGTATTGATTTATTTAATCCAAAATTATGGAATTGAACCCCTTA is a window encoding:
- a CDS encoding sugar kinase, which produces MPDNFYGGLDFGTSGARISIINLHKELVYSNSVPYSYSFKNPNSWINSCENLLVNLPIELKINLNKLAISGTSGTLTASNLKGEPIGEAIPYDQACNEHKKLLESLTSGEDHLRTPYSSLAKALKLVDKYGTNILLRHQSDWITGWFLKDWTHGEEGNNLKLGWDLIKESWPESFLDTSWQKCLPQIIKSGKIIGQVDLNLAERFNLNKKLILISGTTDSNASLIAAGLRKEDGLTVLGTTIVVKKIIDNPIKKQGITNHRLNGNWICGGASNAGCGILSQFFSDLEIKELSRQINPLKNTSLNLLPLNSKGERFPVNNSNLEPILGPRPVSDSLYLHALFEGLAEIELKGWEKLGELTGSLPKKIITIGGGSKNPQWRKIREKIINIPIFSCNKTTSFGSALLAINSK